The genomic interval CGTCTATTGGTCCTGATTCATCCTCATCATTTGTGCTTTGTGCATAAATGGTGTATTCCCCATTAGGTAGACTGTTGGTATCCCATTGGAAATCCAGATCCTGTTGATCGAGGAACCCATCTCCAGAGATCACCGTCATTTTCTTAAACCAGGAAGGATCGCATGGGTTCTGTTCGTACGTGATGATTTTGTCAACCACCGTTCTCACCTCTTTTATGTTTCGGCATGCTAACCTTCCTACCGCCACATCAGGATAAAAATCGAGATCGGTATCATTTTCAACTCCTGGTTTGTTCCAAGCAGCAAAAATGCCGTCATTGTTTGGATCCCAATCCTCAAAAATCCCTCCCTCTTTATAGACATCGGCATAGTACAGGTCGCAGAGGACTCCAGGATCATGGATGGTGGATACATCTAATGGATACTTTGGATTATCATAAAGGTTTGTATATCGCACAGGGACATGCCACCTCTCCGAGCCTTCATTTGCATTATCTCTCGGTTTCGCCCAGATAAGTGATTTGAGGCCGCCCACAAGCAGGACATACTTAATATCCCATGTCTCTATAGCATCTTTGATAAAATACTTGATCTGCTCGGGCTTGTCTACCCCGCTGTACTCACTGTATATTTCATCGGTGGTCTTGAGCACAGTCTTTACGCCGTGATCGTTTTTATGGTCTACCAGCCTCTGAAGTTCTCCGGAAAATACAGATGGTGAGATTATCACCATATCATAAGCACCGTTCGTGGAAGATGGTTTTGCCTCAGGTTTCTCATATGTTATTGTAACTTCGGCACCCCCAGCCGCATAAAGTTTTCCCAAAAGGGGGGAATATCTGACAGGAAAGATATGTATTGCCACATGGGTAACCCGTTCATTTTCAGCGTTTAAACCGCAGCCAACTCGGTACGTGTACCAGGCAGAGGGGTATAGTTGTTCACCTGTATACACCGCCTCATTTTCCCAGGAGCGGGTAATTTTGTCTCTATTCGTTATATATGTAGGGGCAAGGGGAACAAGCACAGGAGCGGGGCGAATTTTCCTCTCAATGCTGTATTCCTGTAATATTTTTGGTATCACTTCGACCCTCACATTCTGTACACCAAACTTGAGTTCAACAGTTTTCACAATCTTCGGCAGCATGGGGCAACCCGGATTCGTTACATATGATAGAGTATTCTCAAGACGCGCTTCAAGGTACCCGCTATCATATTCTTGCATATCCAGTGATGGAAAAGAGAGCGTAAATTTCGTGGTTGAACCGCTGTTTTCACTGTATGATACCACTGCTCCGATTCCATTGGTTAACAAAACCCCTATAATTACTAGCGGCAATATTTTTTTTAGCATATTTCACCCCCGTTCTGCCATGTTACTCTTTTCATCGTTACTCGCCTCTAATATTTTTATTAAAACAGGGTTTATAAGATTTACTATCAATTTGCAATTTGAACAGATTTTACCTGGCAAAAAAGCAGAGGCATATGCCAACCAGATTGATATTTTCTAAGAATTTAAGGAGAGACGAGAAGATGTACTCTAATAAAATAATGATAAAATATGAAATGCCTGCTACTTAAAATCATGTTATAAAAAACCCATAGAACTGATAAGTCTCTAAGAATGAACCACATTTTGTGAGCTAATTGTTTCTCCTCGGGTGATAAGGAGAAACAATCTATTCCTCTAAAATTT from Candidatus Thermoplasmatota archaeon carries:
- a CDS encoding C25 family cysteine peptidase, with protein sequence MLKKILPLVIIGVLLTNGIGAVVSYSENSGSTTKFTLSFPSLDMQEYDSGYLEARLENTLSYVTNPGCPMLPKIVKTVELKFGVQNVRVEVIPKILQEYSIERKIRPAPVLVPLAPTYITNRDKITRSWENEAVYTGEQLYPSAWYTYRVGCGLNAENERVTHVAIHIFPVRYSPLLGKLYAAGGAEVTITYEKPEAKPSSTNGAYDMVIISPSVFSGELQRLVDHKNDHGVKTVLKTTDEIYSEYSGVDKPEQIKYFIKDAIETWDIKYVLLVGGLKSLIWAKPRDNANEGSERWHVPVRYTNLYDNPKYPLDVSTIHDPGVLCDLYYADVYKEGGIFEDWDPNNDGIFAAWNKPGVENDTDLDFYPDVAVGRLACRNIKEVRTVVDKIITYEQNPCDPSWFKKMTVISGDGFLDQQDLDFQWDTNSLPNGEYTIYAQSTNDEDESGPID